One Ostrea edulis chromosome 2, xbOstEdul1.1, whole genome shotgun sequence genomic region harbors:
- the LOC125681987 gene encoding uncharacterized protein LOC125681987, whose translation MDYKNDDNTMKIFKVWNFNKTSGNLLGAQKLEELKMKDGCKVEDEDAFQLLSSGSELFVLSSGSELFVLTSGQSLLAGSPSLSLNNIPFYLPMKPATRKVKTSMKISIGWLHFDIERNKYIRVKLKTGGGSRTVDMPVESSYKEILEKAFNIFFPAGKSPKGRIDKFSCVLGNFTQDLIKEDGFSLQQYTETSCLSNKPRIYLMTKKKTEEETGVLCHVGVALVELLSGDSSDDSDLPDLVYTTQSSPQSLETDHMDQTSTTDSSAISTGTDNGAISKGTDNGAISTGTDSSAISTGTDNGAISIGTESNAIPIGTGSSTISTGTDSSTISTGTDNSAISIGTESNAIPIGTGSSAHAAGTDSSTNATNQILETNPNLNISPVTVRMPRIPTCTICSDRFSDSFLNCGHILCFVCATELTERGSLCHICRQKFTTVSQLYY comes from the exons ATGGTTGTAAGGTAGAAGATGAAGATGCATTCCAGCTTCTGAGTTCAGGCTCTGAACTCTTTGTTCTGAGTTCAGGCTCTGAACTCTTTGTTCTGACTTCTGGACAATCACTTCTGGCTGGTTCTCCTTCATTGTCCTTGAACA ATATCCCATTTTACTTGCCAATG AAACCTGCCACAAGGAAAGTAAAAACATCAATGAAAATAAGCATTGGGTGGTTGCACTTTGACATTGAGAGGAACAAGTACATTCGAGTAAAACTGAAAACTGGTGGTGGAAGTAGAACAGTGGATATGCCTGTGGAATCATCATACAAGGAGATACTTGAAAAGGCCTTCAACATATTTTTTCCAGCAG GGAAATCACCCAAAGGAAGGATTGACAAATTTTCTTGTGTCCTTGGAAATTTCACCCAAGATTTGATAAAGGAAGATGGCTTCAGTTTGCAACAATATACAGAAACATCCTGCCTTTCAAACAAACCAAGAATATATCTGATGACAAAGAAAAAAACTGAAGAGGAg acgggcgtattatgccacgttggcgttgctcttgttgaACTATTATCTGGGGACTCTTCTGATGATTCTGACCTCCCAGACCTGGTGTACACCACCCAAAGTTCTCCACAGTCATTAGAGACAGACCATATGGACCAGACCAGTACCACAGATAGCAGTGCTATTTCCACAGGGACAGATAACGGTGCTATTTCCAAAGGGACAGATAACGGTGCTATTTCCACAGGGACAGATAGCAGTGCTATTTCCACAGGGACAGATAACGGTGCCATTTCCATAGGGACAGAAAGCAATGCTATTCCCATAGGAACAGGTAGTAGTACTATTTCCACAGGGACAGATAGCAGTACTATTTCCACAGGGACAGATAACAGTGCCATTTCCATAGGGACAGAAAGCAATGCTATTCCCATAGGAACAGGTAGCAGTGCTCATGCTGCAGGGACAGATAGCAGCACCAATGCCACAAACCAGATCTTGGAGACAAACCCTAACTTGAATATTTCACCTGTA ACTGTAAGGATGCCAAGGATTCCTACCTGTACAATATGTTCAGACAGATTTTCAGattcatttttgaattgtgGCCACATTCTCTGTTTTGTATGTGCCACAGAGCTAACAGAGCGTGGATCCCTCTGTCACATCTGCAGACAGAAATTTACTACAGTGTCTCAGCTGTATTATTAA
- the LOC125681969 gene encoding uncharacterized protein LOC125681969 isoform X2, with protein sequence MAQGPINENERPVEALQKCFSFLRDNLHTDKLLLDHLFSQSILSDEDKDGLKDGKEYMYSTKLLKSILRSGTEDCRRFIDVLKQSQLWTQFKEQLTKEAESGDVKMTMGFIRDHRKILLLEMEPSLLADLLLEKFLLDIKEHDEVEGICNRKRKCQVLLSFLEKHKDEVEKFGYELQRSKCFPAMVEMKDAFPDIPDNPMDCLRWNYRSLCRSICKQNVYDYLVKNNVPILQKDCIPTKCRIIKAALQTQEGCRILLNYIANEEIPLFYKVAKRYWLRKQRERRHIKFFIEPEQLHCEFDFLLSEVEPIPLSDILLEEKIFSVSEHDKVQSEPSRKKQAEYILWHLKNHFNQPIQDNLGYCFDELGWVAVIGKLKRKESPLEDSVELKSTGQEEEGFIILKPDEAGIQCAYEGNLPSNFDLTISLPHMVDESKLAETIKLLNRDSALRSRLSQLSHMVIEKAESSLTLHLSTLTDEAGKRFLANHGRLIEEVVKTVLDMVDCSEKLYEAKEPLKLQVKLTEATSSSKKKDDTSDVQCLIQLKIQENWEILIEELEPCQMLACFKKKGLLMQDDERYVLELNERQARVEALLRILLKKSNSRMLQYFVQLLKQMDKTELAEKFDSGDVNIVHQEAEMVRKCLLLHFQEALEEIDSYTIEETLRKCGETAPENIKPRSGFSRRGRAYQFLMFVFENDALVLELKNVLEDRGLGHFFSIFLADVEEDTKDKDIKADGKELREQNFFSCNYILTLKDGYQPRHGHMDMDFFMDREDFLEYPEHLLHGYERGTERMFRDPLQGDFLLKRKMMMMMMGIPSRRNRMRYRKAKTDVPVTFEPEKKNSWPVVAALDFGTTYSGFAFSDKDNPLDIVAGKWNSSDLLESPKIPTSLLLGASGELVAFGYEAEKRFRELVEEDQNQDFRFFNRLKMELHADKSLDETLEVFDHLGRPKKALEVVSIAIKYLCDQCMKMLTEKGVKKDDVLWVVTVPAIWDDFAKQFMRKAAEKAGIPRCQLKLAFEPEAAAIYIVKGSRTDLTSESINKYGSGTQILLVDLGGGTADFSLMGVTEDQRLKELHQASGGAWGGNTINAKVWKILEDILGENVIKEFKKQTSDFMEMESNIELKKRDLSAENKLLLRMYPSLSEICNDLSGKTYKQLVAESQYADVVKVRTGKIIFETEIIDKIFERTLTESFAIMEKLLKLGTKVEDIIMVGGFSDSEIIQKQFQKKFSDCGVIIPTDPGLAVLKGAVIFGHDDHLIKSRLCPHTYGVEVLKYFLSSDLEINKKVINGTAYRTGTFEKLVTIGDTVEVGKTVEREFFASSNTAKRLELKFYRTDKQFVQSVTEEGCECIGRLTVNLSGPPDGTDHLVLISLQFGETEITVRGLDKTSGQIVVTEIDFLGKNS encoded by the exons ATGGCACAAGGACCCATTAATGAAAATG AGAGGCCAGTTGAAGCCCTCCAGAAATGCTTTTCATTTCTGCGAGATAACTTACACACAGACAAACTATTATTGGATCACCTGTTTTCCCAATCAATACTCTCTGATGAGGATAAAGATGGATTGAAAGACGGGAaggagtacatgtatagtacCAAACTGCTGAAGTCGATTCTGAGAAGTGGAACTGAAGACTGTAGAAGATTTATAGATGTCTTAAAACAGTCCCAGTTGTGGACACAGTTCAAGGAGCAGCTGACTAAAGAAGCTG AAAGTGGAGATGTTAAGATGACCATGGGCTTTATCAGGGATCACCGAAAGATATTGTTGCTAGAGATGGAGCCTTCACTGCTAGCAGACCTTCTGCTTGAAAAGTTTCTCCTTGATATAAAAGAACATGATGAAGTGGAGGGAATTTGCAATAGGAAAAGAAAATGCCAGGTTTTGTTGTCCTTTCTTGAGAAGCACAAAGATGAAGTAGAGAAGTTTGGATATGAGTTGCAAAGATCAAAATGTTTCCCGGCAATGGTTGAAATGAAGGACGCTTTTCCAGACATAccag ATAATCCGATGGATTGTTTGCGATGGAACTACAGATCACTTTGTCGAAGCATTTGCAAACAGAATGTATATGATTATCTGGTGAAAAACAATGTTCCAATACTACAGAAAGATTGTATACCAACAAAATGTCGGATTATCAAAGCTGCTCTGCAAACGCAAGAGGGATGTAGGATTTTATTGAATTACATAGCTAATGAGGAAATTCCATTATTTTACAAAGTGGCAAAAAGATACTGGCTTAGAAAGCAACGGG AAAGGAGAcacattaaattttttattgaaCCAGAGCAGCTACATTGTGAGTTTGATTTCCTGCTGAGTGAGGTGGAACCGATTCCACTGAGTGATATCTTGTTGGAGGAGAAAATATTTTCTGTGAGTGAACATGATAAAGTACAGTCAGAACCTTCAAGAAAAAAGCAAGCTGAGTATATCCTATGGCATTTAAAAAACCACTTTAACCAGCCAATTCAAGACAACTTAGGATACTGTTTTGATGAGTTGGGATGGGTGGCAGTGATAGGGAAGCTTAAACGGAAGGAGTCACCCTTGGAGGATTCAGTAGAGCTGAAATCTACAG GTCAAGAAGAGGAAGGATTCATTATCTTGAAGCCAGATGAAGCAGGGATACAGTGTGCTTATGAGG GAAACCTTCCATCCAACTTTGATTTAACAATATCTTTACCTCACATGGTCGACGAAAGCAAACTGGCTGAAACCATCAAACTTTTGAACCGTGATAGTGCATTACGGAGTCGACTCTCACAACTCAGTCATATGGTGATTGAGAAGGCAGAGAGTTCACTCACCCTCCACTTATCCACCCTTACTGATGAGGCTGGGAAGCGCTTTTTGGCGAACCATGGCAGATTGATTGAAGAAGTGGTTAAAACTGTACTGGACATGGTAGACTGTTCAGAGAAATTGTACGAAGCAAAGGAACCATTGAAATTACAAGTCAAGCTCACCGAGGCAACATCGAGTTCCAAAAAGAAAGATG ATACATCAGATGTTCAATGCTTGATTCAACTGAAAATACAAGAGAACTGGGAGATACTGATTGAGGAATTAGAGCCCTGTCAAATGTTGGCATGCTTCAAAAAGAAAGGCTTATTGATGCAGGATGATGAACGATATGTTCTAGAGTTGAATGAACGCCAGGCTAGGGTTGAGGCCCTTTTAAGGATCCTCCTAAAGAAATCAAATTCCAGAATGTTACAATATTTTGTTCAGCTGCTGAAACAAATGGACAAAACTGAATTAGCTGAAAAATTTGACAGTGGAGATGTGAACATAGTACACCAAGAAGCAG AGATGGTCAGAAAATGTCTTCTGCTGCATTTTCAAGAAGCACTAGAGGAAATTGACTCCTACACCATAGAGGAGACTCTGAGAAAATGTGGGGAGACTGCACCGGAGAACATCAAGCCCAGATCTGGGTTCAGTAGGAGAGGAAGAGCTTATCAATTTCTCATGTTTGTATTTGAGAATGATGCTCTTGTTTTAGAGTTGAAGAACGTTCTGGAAGACCGAGGACTGGGTCATTTTTTCAGCATCTTCCTTGCTGATGTAGAAGAAGACACCAAAG ACAAAGACATAAAAGCTGATGGAAAGGAGTTAAGGGAGCAAAATTTCTTCAGTTGTAATTATATATTAACTTTGAAAG ACGGTTATCAGCCTCGACATGGGCATATGGATATGGACTTCTTCATGGATCGTGAAGATTTCCTTGAATATCCTGAACATCTGTTGCATGGATACGAGAGAG GTACAGAAAGAATGTTCAGAGACCCACTCCAAGGAGACTTCctcttaaaaagaaaaatgatgatgatgatgatggggATTCCCTCACGAAGAAACAGAATGCGATACAGAAAAGCAAAAACTGATGTACCAGTCACATTTGAACCAGAGAAAAAAA ACTCCTGGCCAGTTGTTGCAGCACTTGACTTTGGGACGACATATTCtggttttgcattttctgataAAGACAATCCGTTAGATATTGTGGCAGGAAAATGGAATTCTTCTGATTTACTGGAATCTCCTAAAATCCCAACGTCACTTTTACTTGGAGCCAGTGGTGAACTGGTGGCCTTTGGCTATGAGGCTGAGAAGAGATTCCGAGAACTGGTGGAAGAAGATCAGAATCAAGATTTCAGGTTTTTTAACCGACTGAAAATGGAGTTACATGCAGATAAA tcacttgatGAAACACTAGAGGTGTTTGACCACTTGGGTCGTCCAAAGAAAGCTCTAGAGGTAgtttcaattgctatcaaataCCTCTGTGATCAGTGCATGAAGATGCTAACGGAGAAAGGCGTAAAGAAGGATGATGTTCTTTGGGTGGTGACAGTACCAGCTATATGGGATGACTTTGCAAAGCAGTTCATGAGGAAAGCAGCAGAAAAG GCTGGTATTCCAAGATGTCAattaaaacttgctttcgaaCCTGAGGCAGCAGCCATTTATATCGTCAAAGGATCCAGAACTGATCTAACAAGTGAATCTATCAACAAGTATGGCAGCGGCACCCAGATTCTGCTTGTGGATCTAGGAG GAGGTACAGCTGATTTCTCCCTGATGGGTGTGACAGAAGATCAGAGACTCAAGGAGCTTCACCAGGCCAGTGGGGGTGCTTGGGGAGGAAACACAATCAATGCCAAAGTCTGGAAAATCCTAGAGGACATACTCGGCGAAAACGTTATCAAAGAGTTTAAGAAACAAACATCCGACTTCATGGAAATGGAGAGtaatattgaattgaaaaaGAGAGACCTTTCGGCAGAAAATAAACTGTTATTGAGAATGTACCCGTCCCTTTCAGAGATTTGTAATGACTTGTCAGGGAAGACATACAAACAGCTGGTGGCAGAATCCCAATATGCAGATGTGGTGAAAGTACGCACTGGTAAAATCATATTTGAGACTGaaatcattgataaaatttttgAACGAACTTTAACAGAGTCATTTGCCATAATGGAAAAGCTTTTAAAACTTGGAACCAAAGTGGAGGACATAATAATGGTGGGAGGATTTTCCGATTCAGAAATCATCCAAAAgcaatttcagaaaaagtttagTGACTGTGGAGTGATTATTCCAACTGATCCAGGATTGGCAGTGCTGAAAGGAGCTGTTATTTTCGGACATGATGACCATCTCATCAAGTCGAGACTTTGCCCACACACTTACGGAGTTGAAGTCCTGAAATACTTTTTGTCATCTGATTTGGAAATTAACAAGAAAGTAATAAATGGCACAGCTTACCGTACTGGAACCTTTGAGAAACTTGTTACCATAGGAGACACAGTGGAAGTGGGGAAAACAGTGGAAAGGGAATTTTTTGCTTCTAGTAATACTGCAAAAAGATTAGAGTTAAAATTTTATCGAACTGATAAACAATTTGTACAGAGTGTTACTGAAGAAGGATGTGAGTGTATCGGTAGGCTGACAGTGAATTTATCAGGCCCACCAGATGGCACTGATCACTTAGTTCTCATTTCCTTGCAGTTTGGTGAAACAGAAATCACAGTGCGTGGGCTGGACAAGACGTCAGGACAGATTGTAGTTACAGAAATTGATTTTCTCGGGAAAAATTCATAG
- the LOC125681969 gene encoding uncharacterized protein LOC125681969 isoform X1, producing the protein MAQGPINENERPVEALQKCFSFLRDNLHTDKLLLDHLFSQSILSDEDKDGLKDGKEYMYSTKLLKSILRSGTEDCRRFIDVLKQSQLWTQFKEQLTKEAVESGDVKMTMGFIRDHRKILLLEMEPSLLADLLLEKFLLDIKEHDEVEGICNRKRKCQVLLSFLEKHKDEVEKFGYELQRSKCFPAMVEMKDAFPDIPDNPMDCLRWNYRSLCRSICKQNVYDYLVKNNVPILQKDCIPTKCRIIKAALQTQEGCRILLNYIANEEIPLFYKVAKRYWLRKQRERRHIKFFIEPEQLHCEFDFLLSEVEPIPLSDILLEEKIFSVSEHDKVQSEPSRKKQAEYILWHLKNHFNQPIQDNLGYCFDELGWVAVIGKLKRKESPLEDSVELKSTGQEEEGFIILKPDEAGIQCAYEGNLPSNFDLTISLPHMVDESKLAETIKLLNRDSALRSRLSQLSHMVIEKAESSLTLHLSTLTDEAGKRFLANHGRLIEEVVKTVLDMVDCSEKLYEAKEPLKLQVKLTEATSSSKKKDDTSDVQCLIQLKIQENWEILIEELEPCQMLACFKKKGLLMQDDERYVLELNERQARVEALLRILLKKSNSRMLQYFVQLLKQMDKTELAEKFDSGDVNIVHQEAEMVRKCLLLHFQEALEEIDSYTIEETLRKCGETAPENIKPRSGFSRRGRAYQFLMFVFENDALVLELKNVLEDRGLGHFFSIFLADVEEDTKDKDIKADGKELREQNFFSCNYILTLKDGYQPRHGHMDMDFFMDREDFLEYPEHLLHGYERGTERMFRDPLQGDFLLKRKMMMMMMGIPSRRNRMRYRKAKTDVPVTFEPEKKNSWPVVAALDFGTTYSGFAFSDKDNPLDIVAGKWNSSDLLESPKIPTSLLLGASGELVAFGYEAEKRFRELVEEDQNQDFRFFNRLKMELHADKSLDETLEVFDHLGRPKKALEVVSIAIKYLCDQCMKMLTEKGVKKDDVLWVVTVPAIWDDFAKQFMRKAAEKAGIPRCQLKLAFEPEAAAIYIVKGSRTDLTSESINKYGSGTQILLVDLGGGTADFSLMGVTEDQRLKELHQASGGAWGGNTINAKVWKILEDILGENVIKEFKKQTSDFMEMESNIELKKRDLSAENKLLLRMYPSLSEICNDLSGKTYKQLVAESQYADVVKVRTGKIIFETEIIDKIFERTLTESFAIMEKLLKLGTKVEDIIMVGGFSDSEIIQKQFQKKFSDCGVIIPTDPGLAVLKGAVIFGHDDHLIKSRLCPHTYGVEVLKYFLSSDLEINKKVINGTAYRTGTFEKLVTIGDTVEVGKTVEREFFASSNTAKRLELKFYRTDKQFVQSVTEEGCECIGRLTVNLSGPPDGTDHLVLISLQFGETEITVRGLDKTSGQIVVTEIDFLGKNS; encoded by the exons ATGGCACAAGGACCCATTAATGAAAATG AGAGGCCAGTTGAAGCCCTCCAGAAATGCTTTTCATTTCTGCGAGATAACTTACACACAGACAAACTATTATTGGATCACCTGTTTTCCCAATCAATACTCTCTGATGAGGATAAAGATGGATTGAAAGACGGGAaggagtacatgtatagtacCAAACTGCTGAAGTCGATTCTGAGAAGTGGAACTGAAGACTGTAGAAGATTTATAGATGTCTTAAAACAGTCCCAGTTGTGGACACAGTTCAAGGAGCAGCTGACTAAAGAAGCTG TAGAAAGTGGAGATGTTAAGATGACCATGGGCTTTATCAGGGATCACCGAAAGATATTGTTGCTAGAGATGGAGCCTTCACTGCTAGCAGACCTTCTGCTTGAAAAGTTTCTCCTTGATATAAAAGAACATGATGAAGTGGAGGGAATTTGCAATAGGAAAAGAAAATGCCAGGTTTTGTTGTCCTTTCTTGAGAAGCACAAAGATGAAGTAGAGAAGTTTGGATATGAGTTGCAAAGATCAAAATGTTTCCCGGCAATGGTTGAAATGAAGGACGCTTTTCCAGACATAccag ATAATCCGATGGATTGTTTGCGATGGAACTACAGATCACTTTGTCGAAGCATTTGCAAACAGAATGTATATGATTATCTGGTGAAAAACAATGTTCCAATACTACAGAAAGATTGTATACCAACAAAATGTCGGATTATCAAAGCTGCTCTGCAAACGCAAGAGGGATGTAGGATTTTATTGAATTACATAGCTAATGAGGAAATTCCATTATTTTACAAAGTGGCAAAAAGATACTGGCTTAGAAAGCAACGGG AAAGGAGAcacattaaattttttattgaaCCAGAGCAGCTACATTGTGAGTTTGATTTCCTGCTGAGTGAGGTGGAACCGATTCCACTGAGTGATATCTTGTTGGAGGAGAAAATATTTTCTGTGAGTGAACATGATAAAGTACAGTCAGAACCTTCAAGAAAAAAGCAAGCTGAGTATATCCTATGGCATTTAAAAAACCACTTTAACCAGCCAATTCAAGACAACTTAGGATACTGTTTTGATGAGTTGGGATGGGTGGCAGTGATAGGGAAGCTTAAACGGAAGGAGTCACCCTTGGAGGATTCAGTAGAGCTGAAATCTACAG GTCAAGAAGAGGAAGGATTCATTATCTTGAAGCCAGATGAAGCAGGGATACAGTGTGCTTATGAGG GAAACCTTCCATCCAACTTTGATTTAACAATATCTTTACCTCACATGGTCGACGAAAGCAAACTGGCTGAAACCATCAAACTTTTGAACCGTGATAGTGCATTACGGAGTCGACTCTCACAACTCAGTCATATGGTGATTGAGAAGGCAGAGAGTTCACTCACCCTCCACTTATCCACCCTTACTGATGAGGCTGGGAAGCGCTTTTTGGCGAACCATGGCAGATTGATTGAAGAAGTGGTTAAAACTGTACTGGACATGGTAGACTGTTCAGAGAAATTGTACGAAGCAAAGGAACCATTGAAATTACAAGTCAAGCTCACCGAGGCAACATCGAGTTCCAAAAAGAAAGATG ATACATCAGATGTTCAATGCTTGATTCAACTGAAAATACAAGAGAACTGGGAGATACTGATTGAGGAATTAGAGCCCTGTCAAATGTTGGCATGCTTCAAAAAGAAAGGCTTATTGATGCAGGATGATGAACGATATGTTCTAGAGTTGAATGAACGCCAGGCTAGGGTTGAGGCCCTTTTAAGGATCCTCCTAAAGAAATCAAATTCCAGAATGTTACAATATTTTGTTCAGCTGCTGAAACAAATGGACAAAACTGAATTAGCTGAAAAATTTGACAGTGGAGATGTGAACATAGTACACCAAGAAGCAG AGATGGTCAGAAAATGTCTTCTGCTGCATTTTCAAGAAGCACTAGAGGAAATTGACTCCTACACCATAGAGGAGACTCTGAGAAAATGTGGGGAGACTGCACCGGAGAACATCAAGCCCAGATCTGGGTTCAGTAGGAGAGGAAGAGCTTATCAATTTCTCATGTTTGTATTTGAGAATGATGCTCTTGTTTTAGAGTTGAAGAACGTTCTGGAAGACCGAGGACTGGGTCATTTTTTCAGCATCTTCCTTGCTGATGTAGAAGAAGACACCAAAG ACAAAGACATAAAAGCTGATGGAAAGGAGTTAAGGGAGCAAAATTTCTTCAGTTGTAATTATATATTAACTTTGAAAG ACGGTTATCAGCCTCGACATGGGCATATGGATATGGACTTCTTCATGGATCGTGAAGATTTCCTTGAATATCCTGAACATCTGTTGCATGGATACGAGAGAG GTACAGAAAGAATGTTCAGAGACCCACTCCAAGGAGACTTCctcttaaaaagaaaaatgatgatgatgatgatggggATTCCCTCACGAAGAAACAGAATGCGATACAGAAAAGCAAAAACTGATGTACCAGTCACATTTGAACCAGAGAAAAAAA ACTCCTGGCCAGTTGTTGCAGCACTTGACTTTGGGACGACATATTCtggttttgcattttctgataAAGACAATCCGTTAGATATTGTGGCAGGAAAATGGAATTCTTCTGATTTACTGGAATCTCCTAAAATCCCAACGTCACTTTTACTTGGAGCCAGTGGTGAACTGGTGGCCTTTGGCTATGAGGCTGAGAAGAGATTCCGAGAACTGGTGGAAGAAGATCAGAATCAAGATTTCAGGTTTTTTAACCGACTGAAAATGGAGTTACATGCAGATAAA tcacttgatGAAACACTAGAGGTGTTTGACCACTTGGGTCGTCCAAAGAAAGCTCTAGAGGTAgtttcaattgctatcaaataCCTCTGTGATCAGTGCATGAAGATGCTAACGGAGAAAGGCGTAAAGAAGGATGATGTTCTTTGGGTGGTGACAGTACCAGCTATATGGGATGACTTTGCAAAGCAGTTCATGAGGAAAGCAGCAGAAAAG GCTGGTATTCCAAGATGTCAattaaaacttgctttcgaaCCTGAGGCAGCAGCCATTTATATCGTCAAAGGATCCAGAACTGATCTAACAAGTGAATCTATCAACAAGTATGGCAGCGGCACCCAGATTCTGCTTGTGGATCTAGGAG GAGGTACAGCTGATTTCTCCCTGATGGGTGTGACAGAAGATCAGAGACTCAAGGAGCTTCACCAGGCCAGTGGGGGTGCTTGGGGAGGAAACACAATCAATGCCAAAGTCTGGAAAATCCTAGAGGACATACTCGGCGAAAACGTTATCAAAGAGTTTAAGAAACAAACATCCGACTTCATGGAAATGGAGAGtaatattgaattgaaaaaGAGAGACCTTTCGGCAGAAAATAAACTGTTATTGAGAATGTACCCGTCCCTTTCAGAGATTTGTAATGACTTGTCAGGGAAGACATACAAACAGCTGGTGGCAGAATCCCAATATGCAGATGTGGTGAAAGTACGCACTGGTAAAATCATATTTGAGACTGaaatcattgataaaatttttgAACGAACTTTAACAGAGTCATTTGCCATAATGGAAAAGCTTTTAAAACTTGGAACCAAAGTGGAGGACATAATAATGGTGGGAGGATTTTCCGATTCAGAAATCATCCAAAAgcaatttcagaaaaagtttagTGACTGTGGAGTGATTATTCCAACTGATCCAGGATTGGCAGTGCTGAAAGGAGCTGTTATTTTCGGACATGATGACCATCTCATCAAGTCGAGACTTTGCCCACACACTTACGGAGTTGAAGTCCTGAAATACTTTTTGTCATCTGATTTGGAAATTAACAAGAAAGTAATAAATGGCACAGCTTACCGTACTGGAACCTTTGAGAAACTTGTTACCATAGGAGACACAGTGGAAGTGGGGAAAACAGTGGAAAGGGAATTTTTTGCTTCTAGTAATACTGCAAAAAGATTAGAGTTAAAATTTTATCGAACTGATAAACAATTTGTACAGAGTGTTACTGAAGAAGGATGTGAGTGTATCGGTAGGCTGACAGTGAATTTATCAGGCCCACCAGATGGCACTGATCACTTAGTTCTCATTTCCTTGCAGTTTGGTGAAACAGAAATCACAGTGCGTGGGCTGGACAAGACGTCAGGACAGATTGTAGTTACAGAAATTGATTTTCTCGGGAAAAATTCATAG
- the LOC125681982 gene encoding uncharacterized protein LOC125681982: MGDNYIGTLIHNVQLRQMVTRDDLIALYYHAGYSVNEIIGFLACHHDCAISERQVHRILRRLNIQRRNNESSLQDIVRAIIFELDGSGGNIGYRTMKRRLLTNHGLLATGETVRLALTVLDAEGVLARSRHVFRRRRYISKGPNFSIHIDGWDKLKPFGISIHAGIDGYSRRILWLNACSSNKKPEYIAHFYLKYVREINGMPCVIYGDRGTENSIVRDIQYALRWHHRDPFQGLSSFIYGSSTRNTRIERFWRNLRSMCGQFWMDVFKEMADHGILDTSDNIHLECMRFCFMSLINKELDSTIQQWNEHRIRRSKNSDGPFGKPDVLYFQPEVYATKDFRFDLPGNIDQIEREYSLVPPMNGVSNEFQELADVLIQEHRLQFPPRTKDQALELFCNIITAIDSI; encoded by the coding sequence ATGGGAGATAATTACATTGGGACCTTGATCCACAACGTGCAACTGCGTCAGATGGTAACAAGGGATGATCTCATTGCCCTTTACTATCACGCTGGCTATTCTGTTAATGAAATCATTGGATTCCTCGCATGTCATCATGATTGTGCAATAAGTGAAAGGCAAGTACACCGTATACTAAGAAGACTGAACATACAGAGACGCAACAACGAGTCATCATTACAAGACATAGTCAGAGCAATTATTTTTGAACTAGATGGCAGTGGAGGTAACATTGGATATAGAACTATGAAAAGACGATTATTGACAAATCATGGTCTCCTTGCCACAGGAGAAACTGTCAGACTGGCTCTTACAGTGCTTGATGCAGAGGGCGTGCTTGCTCGTAGCAGACATGTTTTTCGTCGTAGACGTTACATTAGCAAAGGTCctaatttttcaattcatatagATGGATGGGACAAACTTAAACCCTTTGGAATATCAATACACGCAGGCATTGATGGATATTCTCGTCGCATACTTTGGCTAAACGCATGTAGTTCAAACAAAAAACCGGAATATATAGCACATTTCTATCTGAAATATGTTCGAGAAATCAATGGGATGCCATGTGTCATTTATGGAGACAGGGGGACAGAAAACTCAATTGTTAGGGACATACAGTATGCACTTCGCTGGCACCATAGGGATCCATTCCAAGGATTATCAAGTTTTATATATGGATCATCAACAAGGAACACTCGCATAGAAAGATTCTGGAGAAACCTCAGAAGCATGTGTGGACAATTCTGGATGGAcgtttttaaagaaatggcagACCATGGAATTTTGGATACTTCAGATAACATTCACCTTGAATGCATGAGATTTTGTTTTATGTCTTTGATCAATAAAGAACTGGATAGTACTATCCAGCAATGGAATGAACATAGAATTAGACGAAGCAAAAACTCAGATGGACCTTTTGGCAAACCAGATGTCTTATATTTCCAACCAGAGGTCTATGCTACAAAGGATTTCCGATTTGATTTGCCTGGAAATATAGATCAAATTGAAAGGGAATATAGCCTTGTTCCACCCATGAACGGagtttcaaatgaatttcaAGAACTAGCTGATGTCCTCATTCAAGAACACAGACTTCAGTTCCCACCTAGAACAAAGGATCAAGCCTTGGAATTATTTTGCAATATTATCACTGCTATTGACTCAATTTAA